A region from the Arvicola amphibius chromosome 12, mArvAmp1.2, whole genome shotgun sequence genome encodes:
- the Tfb2m gene encoding dimethyladenosine transferase 2, mitochondrial isoform X3, with protein sequence MEGELQVVHCDFFKMDPRHQEIIRPEYSSQAIFQNLGIKAVPWSGGVPIKIFGIMPNKYERRILWKTLFDLYSCDSIFRYGRVELNLFVTEKEFQRLIATPRRPDLYQVLSVLWQVACKIKFIHMEPWSSFSVYSENEHLEKTKLMESFKSVKENLYFIQMTPRKSLFTENLSPLNYDIFFHMVKHCFGKRSAPIIQHLRSLSTVDPIDVLRQVRLSPGGTVLKMYPQDFKRLFETIESSEDSVFKWVYDDSLEDIQI encoded by the exons ATGGAAGGAGAGCTGCAAGTGGTTCACTGTGACTTCTTTAAGATGGATCCTAGACATCAGGAAATAATAAGACCGGAATACAGCTCACAGGCCATTTTTCAGAATTTGGGAATAAAAGCGGTTCCTTGGTCAGGAG GTGTTcctataaaaatatttggaatcATGCCTAATAAATACGAAAGACGAATACTTTGGAAAACTCTGTTCGATCTGTATTCCTGTGACTCTATATTCAGATATGGACGAGTAGAGCTGAATCTGTTTGTTACGGAAAAGGAATTCCAG aGACTGATAGCAACTCCTAGAAGGCCAGATTTATACCAGGTATTGAGTGTGCTTTGGCAAGTGGCTTGTAAAATTAAGTTTATTCACATG gaACCTTGGTCGTCGTTTAGTGTATATAGTGAAAATGAGCACTTAGAGAAGACAAAGCTTATG gaATCATTTAAATCAGTGAAagaaaatctgtattttattcaAATGACTCCTCGTAAAAGTTTATTTACAGAAAACTTAAGTCCGTTGAATTATGATATATTTTTCCACATGGTAAAGCACTGCTTTGGGAAGCGCAGTGCCCCAATAATACAACATTTACG ttcactgAGCACAGTTGATCCAATTGATGTACTGAGGCAGGTGAGACTAAGCCCTGGAGGGACAGTTCTTAAAATGTATCCTCAAGACTTCAAAAGACTGTTTGAAACTATAGAGAGTTCCGAGGACTCAGTCTTTAAATGGGTCTACGATGACAGCTTGGAGGACATTCAGATCTAG
- the Tfb2m gene encoding dimethyladenosine transferase 2, mitochondrial isoform X2, which translates to MWGAAMGLPPRLALSVLAGPGRSCILGSGAATRMDWQARNRRDFSDFYMQPLFDPDLEESPFYASKGRAEPTRHVASPGVLTEALLRAGARVVAFESEKSFIPHLKSLRKYMEGELQVVHCDFFKMDPRHQEIIRPEYSSQAIFQNLGIKAVPWSGGVPIKIFGIMPNKYERRILWKTLFDLYSCDSIFRYGRVELNLFVTEKEFQRLIATPRRPDLYQVLSVLWQVACKIKFIHMEPWSSFSVYSENEHLEKTKLMESFKSVKENLYFIQMTPRKSLFTENLSPLNYDIFFHMVKHCFGKRSAPIIQHLRSLSTVDPIDVLRQVRLSPGGTVLKMYPQDFKRLFETIESSEDSVFKWVYDDSLEDIQI; encoded by the exons ATGTGGGGCGCGGCGATGGGGCTGCCTCCGCGGCTGGCACTGTCAGTGCTGGCTGGTCCCGGTCGCTCTTGCATTCTGGGGTCTGGAGCTGCGACGCGGATGGACTGGCAAGCGAGGAACCGTCGTGacttctctgacttctacatgcagCCGTTATTTGATCCTGATTTAGAGGAGTCGCCCTTTTATGCATCCAAGGGTCGAGCCGAGCCTACGCGTCACGTAGCAA GTCCTGGAGTCCTGACTGAGGCATTACTTAGAGCTGGTGCCAGAGTGGTTGCCTTTGAAAGTGAAAAGTCTTTTATTCCACATTTAAAG TCCTTAAGGAAGTATATGGAAGGAGAGCTGCAAGTGGTTCACTGTGACTTCTTTAAGATGGATCCTAGACATCAGGAAATAATAAGACCGGAATACAGCTCACAGGCCATTTTTCAGAATTTGGGAATAAAAGCGGTTCCTTGGTCAGGAG GTGTTcctataaaaatatttggaatcATGCCTAATAAATACGAAAGACGAATACTTTGGAAAACTCTGTTCGATCTGTATTCCTGTGACTCTATATTCAGATATGGACGAGTAGAGCTGAATCTGTTTGTTACGGAAAAGGAATTCCAG aGACTGATAGCAACTCCTAGAAGGCCAGATTTATACCAGGTATTGAGTGTGCTTTGGCAAGTGGCTTGTAAAATTAAGTTTATTCACATG gaACCTTGGTCGTCGTTTAGTGTATATAGTGAAAATGAGCACTTAGAGAAGACAAAGCTTATG gaATCATTTAAATCAGTGAAagaaaatctgtattttattcaAATGACTCCTCGTAAAAGTTTATTTACAGAAAACTTAAGTCCGTTGAATTATGATATATTTTTCCACATGGTAAAGCACTGCTTTGGGAAGCGCAGTGCCCCAATAATACAACATTTACG ttcactgAGCACAGTTGATCCAATTGATGTACTGAGGCAGGTGAGACTAAGCCCTGGAGGGACAGTTCTTAAAATGTATCCTCAAGACTTCAAAAGACTGTTTGAAACTATAGAGAGTTCCGAGGACTCAGTCTTTAAATGGGTCTACGATGACAGCTTGGAGGACATTCAGATCTAG
- the Tfb2m gene encoding dimethyladenosine transferase 2, mitochondrial isoform X1 has product MWGAAMGLPPRLALSVLAGPGRSCILGSGAATRMDWQARNRRDFSDFYMQPLFDPDLEESPFYASKGRAEPTRHVASKKLARNLARNLLGFQKPSRQLILECNPGPGVLTEALLRAGARVVAFESEKSFIPHLKSLRKYMEGELQVVHCDFFKMDPRHQEIIRPEYSSQAIFQNLGIKAVPWSGGVPIKIFGIMPNKYERRILWKTLFDLYSCDSIFRYGRVELNLFVTEKEFQRLIATPRRPDLYQVLSVLWQVACKIKFIHMEPWSSFSVYSENEHLEKTKLMESFKSVKENLYFIQMTPRKSLFTENLSPLNYDIFFHMVKHCFGKRSAPIIQHLRSLSTVDPIDVLRQVRLSPGGTVLKMYPQDFKRLFETIESSEDSVFKWVYDDSLEDIQI; this is encoded by the exons ATGTGGGGCGCGGCGATGGGGCTGCCTCCGCGGCTGGCACTGTCAGTGCTGGCTGGTCCCGGTCGCTCTTGCATTCTGGGGTCTGGAGCTGCGACGCGGATGGACTGGCAAGCGAGGAACCGTCGTGacttctctgacttctacatgcagCCGTTATTTGATCCTGATTTAGAGGAGTCGCCCTTTTATGCATCCAAGGGTCGAGCCGAGCCTACGCGTCACGTAGCAAGTAAGAAATTGGCCAGGAACCTGGCACGAAACCTGCTGGGGTTCCAAAAACCATCCCGTCAACTTATACTAGAGTGCAACCCAG GTCCTGGAGTCCTGACTGAGGCATTACTTAGAGCTGGTGCCAGAGTGGTTGCCTTTGAAAGTGAAAAGTCTTTTATTCCACATTTAAAG TCCTTAAGGAAGTATATGGAAGGAGAGCTGCAAGTGGTTCACTGTGACTTCTTTAAGATGGATCCTAGACATCAGGAAATAATAAGACCGGAATACAGCTCACAGGCCATTTTTCAGAATTTGGGAATAAAAGCGGTTCCTTGGTCAGGAG GTGTTcctataaaaatatttggaatcATGCCTAATAAATACGAAAGACGAATACTTTGGAAAACTCTGTTCGATCTGTATTCCTGTGACTCTATATTCAGATATGGACGAGTAGAGCTGAATCTGTTTGTTACGGAAAAGGAATTCCAG aGACTGATAGCAACTCCTAGAAGGCCAGATTTATACCAGGTATTGAGTGTGCTTTGGCAAGTGGCTTGTAAAATTAAGTTTATTCACATG gaACCTTGGTCGTCGTTTAGTGTATATAGTGAAAATGAGCACTTAGAGAAGACAAAGCTTATG gaATCATTTAAATCAGTGAAagaaaatctgtattttattcaAATGACTCCTCGTAAAAGTTTATTTACAGAAAACTTAAGTCCGTTGAATTATGATATATTTTTCCACATGGTAAAGCACTGCTTTGGGAAGCGCAGTGCCCCAATAATACAACATTTACG ttcactgAGCACAGTTGATCCAATTGATGTACTGAGGCAGGTGAGACTAAGCCCTGGAGGGACAGTTCTTAAAATGTATCCTCAAGACTTCAAAAGACTGTTTGAAACTATAGAGAGTTCCGAGGACTCAGTCTTTAAATGGGTCTACGATGACAGCTTGGAGGACATTCAGATCTAG